One part of the Thermodesulfovibrio sp. 3462-1 genome encodes these proteins:
- a CDS encoding sulfite exporter TauE/SafE family protein, whose amino-acid sequence MKIEFWGQEFKANLAIGIPGAFLIAIMSSMFGFGGGPFMVPLMTVFMRLPMYVVVGSSLLAIFFNTLMGTARHYGFGNFDLIFFLIMFPAAILGGFIGPKIAKRISPIAVKRVAVAGLLILALSLLGVF is encoded by the coding sequence ATGAAAATAGAATTCTGGGGACAGGAATTTAAAGCAAATTTAGCCATAGGTATACCAGGCGCTTTTCTTATTGCAATAATGTCATCAATGTTTGGATTTGGTGGTGGTCCTTTTATGGTTCCTCTTATGACAGTGTTTATGAGGCTACCAATGTATGTTGTCGTAGGAAGTTCTCTTCTTGCAATTTTCTTTAACACTCTGATGGGAACTGCAAGGCATTACGGATTTGGAAATTTCGATTTAATCTTTTTCCTCATAATGTTTCCAGCAGCTATATTAGGTGGATTTATAGGTCCAAAAATTGCTAAAAGGATTAGTCCTATTGCAGTAAAAAGAGTTGCTGTTGCGGGTCTTCTTATTCTTGCTTTAAGTCTTCTTGGTGTATTTTAA
- a CDS encoding sulfite exporter TauE/SafE family protein, whose translation MKQFLTFITILIVIVSFSTVGYAQKAAETKPAEQKSAEALSEGKIEIKVDKNQLSGGGKITITGKAPAGRDVYIEVWSEKTVRAARLDSDPDPRTGKRPYIFYMTDEMPGFYKLILPEKYKSVLEEEKAKGKKWSVSEIIKKSGADTVYGYPAKIKIDRYQTTLWASIIGSRGTKLEPMDEKENKRRSMQLLKARFRSIGAIFSSNLKIEENGSFKASVELPSNVAPGKYFVVAKVDKDIKSEPVVIENVVSFPNVYLPNAGRTVNIFWPFLLTLAITTFGVVMGAGGGFILNPVLVMLGLPHTVVAGSVMPTVLFSQATGIYNYSKIKFISWKLGITLGLAMAVGGFIGPKLTELITLEQYKFLFGWVLIILAALMFWQTTPKYLEKNKKEQAILKEFKKRAEEAAKKKSEGGK comes from the coding sequence ATGAAACAATTTTTAACCTTTATCACAATTTTGATTGTCATTGTATCTTTTTCCACAGTGGGGTATGCTCAGAAGGCAGCGGAAACAAAGCCTGCAGAGCAGAAATCAGCAGAAGCACTGTCAGAGGGAAAGATTGAAATTAAGGTTGACAAAAACCAGCTTTCAGGTGGTGGTAAGATAACAATTACTGGTAAAGCACCAGCAGGACGAGATGTGTATATTGAAGTATGGTCAGAAAAAACAGTGAGAGCTGCAAGGCTTGATTCAGATCCTGACCCAAGAACAGGAAAGAGGCCTTATATTTTCTACATGACCGATGAGATGCCTGGCTTTTACAAATTAATTCTTCCAGAAAAGTATAAATCTGTATTAGAGGAAGAAAAAGCCAAAGGTAAGAAGTGGAGCGTTTCTGAAATTATAAAAAAATCTGGTGCTGATACAGTTTATGGTTATCCAGCAAAAATCAAAATTGATAGATACCAGACAACTCTCTGGGCAAGCATAATTGGTTCAAGAGGCACAAAGCTTGAGCCAATGGATGAAAAGGAAAACAAGCGTAGGTCCATGCAGTTGTTAAAAGCAAGATTTAGAAGCATTGGAGCTATATTTTCATCCAATCTAAAGATTGAAGAGAATGGCTCTTTTAAAGCTTCAGTTGAGCTTCCATCAAATGTAGCTCCTGGAAAATATTTCGTGGTTGCCAAAGTTGATAAGGATATAAAAAGTGAACCTGTTGTAATTGAAAATGTTGTATCCTTTCCAAATGTTTACTTGCCAAATGCTGGAAGAACTGTGAATATATTCTGGCCATTCCTTCTAACATTAGCAATTACCACATTTGGTGTTGTTATGGGTGCTGGTGGTGGTTTTATTTTAAATCCAGTTCTTGTAATGCTGGGGCTGCCTCATACAGTAGTAGCTGGTTCAGTTATGCCAACAGTTCTTTTCTCTCAGGCAACAGGAATATATAATTATTCAAAAATCAAATTTATAAGCTGGAAACTTGGAATTACTCTTGGATTAGCAATGGCAGTTGGAGGATTTATAGGGCCAAAACTTACAGAATTAATAACTCTTGAGCAGTATAAATTTCTTTTCGGTTGGGTTCTCATTATACTTGCAGCATTGATGTTCTGGCAGACAACTCCAAAGTATCTTGAAAAAAATAAGAAAGAGCAGGCAATTTTAAAAGAATTTAAAAAGAGAGCTGAAGAAGCAGCAAAGAAAAAATCAGAAGGAGGTAAATAA